One window of the Elusimicrobiota bacterium genome contains the following:
- the nusG gene encoding transcription termination/antitermination protein NusG, translating to MTTDAKWYVVHTKTNYEEKVKQALEKVRDEQNVKDLIVSVMVPTEDVMEIKKNKKQIRKRPFYPGYVFVKAVMDNATFNIIRNAPGVSGFLGAEKNKEPVPLNDTEASEIEELTKPSAVAKKPRPAVLFDKGEAVRINEGPFKHFVGVVEEVHEERAKLKVMVTIFGRPTPVELDFLQVEKV from the coding sequence ATGACGACAGATGCGAAATGGTATGTTGTTCATACCAAAACAAACTACGAAGAAAAGGTTAAGCAGGCATTGGAGAAGGTAAGGGACGAGCAAAATGTTAAGGATTTGATTGTCAGCGTCATGGTTCCTACGGAAGATGTTATGGAGATCAAGAAAAATAAGAAGCAAATACGTAAACGCCCGTTTTATCCGGGGTACGTGTTTGTAAAAGCTGTGATGGATAACGCGACATTTAATATTATCCGTAATGCTCCGGGAGTAAGCGGGTTTCTTGGTGCTGAAAAAAATAAGGAGCCCGTACCGTTGAATGATACCGAAGCAAGCGAGATTGAAGAACTTACTAAACCATCAGCGGTTGCTAAGAAGCCGCGCCCGGCGGTCTTGTTTGATAAAGGAGAGGCGGTACGTATCAACGAAGGGCCGTTTAAGCATTTTGTAGGTGTCGTCGAGGAAGTGCATGAAGAACGTGCAAAGCTTAAGGTTATGGTAACAATCTTCGGGCGTCCCACACCGGTAGAACTTGATTTTTTGCAGGTAGAGAAAGTATAG